In Rhizorhabdus phycosphaerae, the genomic stretch TCGTCTGTCCCCTGCGCGCTGGGAGACGACCCTCCAGTCGGTCGGGCGCGAACTGCTGCGAGCGGGCGATGATGCGCCAAGGCTGATCCGGGCGGCGGTCGCGCGTCTCGAGGCCCCGGTGCCGGAGACGGGGCCCGATCCTTCGCGAGTGGCCATCGTCTCTGCGCTGCGCTGGTTGGCAGCAGCCGTCTTCGCCGGCTCGGCGCTGATCGCGGCAGCGATCGGCCTCCGCTAAGCTGCGCGGTCAGGCCGGTGCGAACCTCCTCAGCCGCGCCGAAAGCCGTTCACGCACCAGCGCGTTGAGGCGGCGCAGCCGCAGCAGCCGCAGACCGCTCGGCGTGCGGCGCGACAGCTCGGAGCGAATCTCTTCTTCGATACGGTGGCGGATGTCGGTCAGGCGGTACATCATTGCAGACATGGTCAGTTCCCTTCGATGGTCATCGATCGGGGGAGCTGTGGCGGGCAAATAGACTGGACCCGGCATCGAGATCACCCGATGCGGTCCGACATCGCGATCCCGCAGGATCGCCAGAGGGGCCCGGCCCGCTTTTCGAAGATGGGGCACGCTTTCCCGGAGTCAAGGACCGGCGCGCAACGACGCTGCGTAATTGTAAACCAGCTGCACATTACAGTCGTTTACATCTGCTTCAGCGTGGAGCTGCTAGAGTGGCGTCCACCCCGATATTGGGCGCAGCGCAGGAGCTTTGCCGTGTTCAACGACCCGATCATCCAGTGGGGCGCCCTGTCGCTCTTCGGGTCGGTCATTGTCGGCTGGGTCGTGATCGCGGTCGTCCACGAGTGGCGCGAAAAGCGCCGCCGGCGCTACGCGCGCGGCTTTCGCGCCATGAAATCGCCCGCCCAGGTTCAGCGCGAACGCGCCCAGCGCGCCCGCTGGGGCAATTCGGAGCCCCCTTTGCGCGACTAAGTATCGCCGGAAACAGGCTCGCATCACTCCCCCTCCCCGGCTAACAAGACCCCGGGGAGTCGTTGGGGGTACGAAACATGAAGGCTATCAAGCGCTCTGCGCCCATGCTGCTGCTGCTCGTCGCTGCCTGCGCGGGTACGGGCACGATGCGGACCGCATCGGCGGTTCCGGCAGCGACATGCGGCAAGGGAGCGGACTCGGTCGAGAGCCCGCCGGGCAAGGTCTGGTGGGACGCCAATCGCTGGCGCTTCGCCGATGACGAGGCTGCGACCAAAGCCTATGCGCTTCTTGTCGGTGGCGCTTCGCCCTGGCCCGACTGGTACAGCGCCTATGACAGCGTGTTGCCGGCCGGCACCCGCTTCCAGATGGCGATCGGCGGGACGCAGACCCCGGAAATGCCGGGCAACTTCGGTACGTTCGACCGGATCACCAGCGTGGAAGACGTGCGCGAACGCCTGGCCGTTCGCGACGACTGGAAGCCGCAGGTCGATCGGGTCGTCACCTATGAGGTGGTCACGCCGGTCCCGGTCAAGATCGGCCCGATCGGGCCGCAGGTCGATCCGAAGAGCTGCCGCTACCTCGCTGGCCGCTGGTCGCAATTCCAGGCGATGGTCCCGCGCGGCACGCTCTTTTCGCACCTCAAGGTCGTCGAAGTCCGTCCGATCCGCTGATCCCGGCGGCGACCTCGATCAGCGCCAGCAGCGTCGGCGCGCGGTTGGCGGATAGCCAGGCGAGCCCGGTCTCCAGCATGGGAGCCGGCCCGGCCAGCTCCAGATAGCGCGTGCCCGTGCGGGCAAGGTGGCGCATCGAGCTCGGCACCAGCGCCATGCCCATGCCCGCAGAGACGAGGCTGACGATCGTTTGCATCTGGATCGCCTCCTGCCGGATCGCGGGCTCGCGGCCCTGTGCGCGGTAGAAGCCCATCACCAGCTCGTGAAAGTCGGGCGACACGCGTGCGGGGAACAGCAACAGCGGCTCGTCCATCCAGCCATGGCCCAGGATGCGCCCCCGCTCGATCGAGAGGCGCTCCTCCTCGACCCAGGCCTCGGGAACGGCCGCGATCAGCGGCTCATGCAGCAACGGCCGATAGCTAAGCCGCGCCGGCAAGGCTGAAAGGCTGGGGATGATGATCCCTGCATCGGCCTGCCCCTCCAGCAAGGCGTCGATCTGCACATCGCTCGTCGCTTCCTGCAACGAAATGCGCACGTCGGGAAAAGCGGCGGCATAACGCTGCACGATCGTGGGAAGGACGCTGTAATCGGCGGTGCTGACGAAGCTCAGCGACAGCCGCCCCGCCTGCCCGGCAAGCAGCCGCCGAGCGGCATCCGCCAGCCCGTCGATCGCCGCAACCGCCGGCCGCACCTCGTCGAGCCACTGGCGCCCGAACGGCGTCAGCGCGACACTGCGGCGCGACCGCAGGAACAGGCTGGCGCCCAGTTCGCGTTCCAGCGCGAGGATCGACTGGCTCAGCGGCGGCTGCGTCATGCCGAGCCGCTCGGCCGCGCGCCCGAAGTGGAGCGTTTCGGCGACCGTCAGAGAGTGACGAAGCTGCCGGATATCCATCATATCTCCTACGACCCAATAAAGGCTCTATAATATATTTTACGACATGAGGCGACAGGCGTAGCGCTGTCGGTCGAGAGGCGACCAACCCGGAGCGATCGATGCCGCATTACCGTTCACGCACCAGCACCCATGGCCGGAATATGGCCGGCGCGCGCGGCCTGTGGCGCGCCACGGGCATGACCGATGAGGATTTCGGCAAGCCGATCATCGCCGTCGCCAACAGCTTCACCCAGTTCGTGCCCGGCCACGTCCATCTGAAGGACCTTGGCCAGCTGGTAGCGCGCGAGATCGAGGCGGCGGGCGGCGTCGCCAAGGAGTTCAACACCATCGCGGTCGACGATGGTATCGCCATGGGCCATGACGGCATGCTCTATTCGCTGCCGAGCCGCGACCTGATCGCCGACAGCGTCGAATATATGGTCAATGCGCATTGCGCCGACGCGATCGTCTGCATCTCCAACTGCGACAAGATCACACCGGGCATGCTGATGGCGGCCATGCGGCTCAACATCCCGGTGATCTTCGTATCGGGCGGGCCGATGGAAGCCGGCAAGGCCGACATTCGCGGACAGACCGTGGCGCTCGACCTGGTCGACGCGATGGTCGTCGCGGCGGACGACAAATATAGCGACGAGGAGGTCGCGGTGATCGAGCGGTCGGCCTGCCCGACCTGCGGCTCATGCTCGGGCATGTTCACCGCCAATTCGATGAACTGCCTGACCGAGGCGCTGGGCCTGTCGCTGCCGGGCAATGGCTCGGTCCTCGCCACCCATGCCGAC encodes the following:
- a CDS encoding LysR family transcriptional regulator translates to MDIRQLRHSLTVAETLHFGRAAERLGMTQPPLSQSILALERELGASLFLRSRRSVALTPFGRQWLDEVRPAVAAIDGLADAARRLLAGQAGRLSLSFVSTADYSVLPTIVQRYAAAFPDVRISLQEATSDVQIDALLEGQADAGIIIPSLSALPARLSYRPLLHEPLIAAVPEAWVEEERLSIERGRILGHGWMDEPLLLFPARVSPDFHELVMGFYRAQGREPAIRQEAIQMQTIVSLVSAGMGMALVPSSMRHLARTGTRYLELAGPAPMLETGLAWLSANRAPTLLALIEVAAGISGSDGLRRP